A region from the Etheostoma spectabile isolate EspeVRDwgs_2016 chromosome 9, UIUC_Espe_1.0, whole genome shotgun sequence genome encodes:
- the cep350 gene encoding centrosome-associated protein 350 isoform X4, whose protein sequence is MREMRSSRRTELSLKSSGQQLTDHNIGTELTTTWKSLSQSKAALRHIENRLEAAPGTGVLLDSVMDLPKKKSSRAIRCRDGQQADDSRGSSKRRGRSQQSPDKSSSRSPLRNATQDSNVRRNNSVEFREPLVSYREATPPPHPSSQLEAYSLQSVPGSSYPSSPPPSDPLLSQLVYQRDTRDKQADTDLDSTHSSALENTEVRYLNDQPALDTLRTIGNQSHLTDVRVHACQRAEEKSTLKAQLGMDSHESSPCLAPAPGSICQGESTPSTSPGSASQRLENLRRHQPDDKLEKLKERIRRQRQHLEEAAEKEKLLGYLEQPIMEAVGSNNAGTSNMPTAIIRKIAAAPPAPIYKGFNSTETKIQTPDGRVWKEEEFHNLSKEIYSDLSRQFAESTRSRHQQQREQRADRSKERRPSKPVRKVHRAAPSTDLIAKPVISPASWRDGQKLVKMVLGPVPKLPREEDRPRPANRLSSTASRHRSSSDPRSEPNPQPHPNCTEIPRSGFKSKKHSASASPPSSTDRDQAPVGVSTDLLSADIKGILDDLQLECKAAESEERARQRSRCGSSARRGRGGSGSRKRTPVSVWGTTVTKGSSSRGCRSASPTTHRPETADSGHKKRHYDADTVRQYISRQQEERKRRQAEEKRALKEEAEKRNQRLQELYRKQREVAKTVALPSEAPVAPVQKRLQETYNKLLLEEAELGQEATQMLPAASSSQMRSMYQPSGESDKENRRLGAPQSPSSSDRSLNDQPSPPLSRNDLNIGVTSLLQPDRLSPAARTMTGPSSSELAPFGDRLLSHLLRLETGVAASDVKHTQQTAAASSNKPLSKMSRIEALKATATSLSNRIESEVRKIAWEGVNYGTETSMDVDKIRPSQANLNDGCWAETAATENDDVALRIQKILTSIGHSSYNGTALPGVGNLHPLRGHKENKGTHTNLTYPQTTSVDVTGPILNSYTHERRKLVNGLEKDKNRTELHDSSAGSISEGPLLSEGSFSEDDASPPHPSNNRVPVLADRLEAVDYCAGQRRDYQRLSEFQREAAMCSALSPPCAQHDGSKAAWEELNKGSPLSVINIFTKNIHGHVPASERNPPSTHSIHSGNGPVDAAIYEDDFVSSRSSRASGQLRRSSNSRSVNSHFEELMRRSPYDKSTGGISSHHSSFQSSSHSPHLSPGSTSGSSPFSKRSTRKRGTASDQSDATLVEEQRSSCTPPSEALSSDSRKRGSDKSSIHSQAKSVHSNDTIEETSGLSHLSLGLDSKKSTAARPKQSSSCGSLYPGSISPGADCPSEPGRSGSLGANYPNTGTTARSGRAETKTTGELQYSPAVLQQRMAVELQYLESIEESVRQLGDVERVMGVSIAQQESVSLAQMLKARQECHARDLYELKIKAEREALETQLQLEENRQRVARAHIELQDNLAANQKETLEGLQEATTKMMSQQAEAARYTADTARHIKEMTELARSQIAGALVAPPAVSDSSILDKREEQQRSYLKQLQEKNDSDSFPSEVSSRRTRPEEPLSSLNSLSHSDSLSFRRPNLSGADSSSHHSPSRASTDPRERTKKEAVEGKLRKGEAKERTEREAGSSSIDEEVITAANDSLCSDSIPSAVDEKGDSTSVATEYSLKFDESMTEDEIEERSFRSLLPSEAHRRGTMEKKSRHHEESDDGASHNTTLVSGAQNILKSQDANMAFSSGQDSFSQFTMDMVRQYMKDEEVRLQHQSSLLHLRQKAVKEKTRTELAWLEHQKKRLRDKGEDDKMPPIRKKQRGLLMKLQQEQAEIKRLQEANRAARKERQLLLKQQEEIERMRNSTFRLKERLKCAGGEAPPETPVSETPVSEAASSNMRHAEDIRSPSPSLSVSGSETSSIMQKLKKMRSHMDEKFLTKREQQLMQRRHHAEELLQWKQRLDQEEAEVRRMEKEALAVWDRQTPRDMAKGQEKEIPDISPSPSHHRSSEPKTDSEKDYVSEGDCSPATPESSIHTEGLGSQQPESPSSVQPASIPETPLASVQSSPANYTQDFTSASQSPSKQSFQSLLKGSHSSAASPSDRSSKTKMQLSSSRTANHALTQPTESPMLIQTEPISDQSDIESRIKALKEELRKRKYMAYQLKKEQKKRNKERLKAQEASLLKQLESYNNFIEKTKAELNKEPDSTPDTQSQIKDTTSVAEQSSIKPPAHWSDTSKISESERAQNDASLDCNALPQPDLSKSTSVPEELSDEDDAPTVTTSPVYDSPECPPSGPRSCLARVGLLRPSSKEAQAQIDESGDENIVSYQRSDIQEELKIEVSSTFEDQHSERLLKLEKDDRLDFQEKLSASKHVSSSMSEEHRYSPTVSLEQDTEIKKRETSEAEEAEKSIVISSSKSHSVAMDLKTSPPLSYRSAASEHDMVALSSKKGAPIKDVKVSSPIADGYHEDFESSADSSPREEHHSSKPASQISVAPTEIKGLRKDSPSRATPYDSQDEEVDEEISEELSHHLGTSGASCQSGRLLDLHNHTEDSKHDIKDIIHSSRSPPISPLHTPISPVIDEMPSFSIGDRVLVGSVQPGTLRFKGPTSFANGFWAGVELDKSEGSNNGTYDGVVYFRCDESHGIFAPPDKITHLPAKFEIYTDTTEDEDSFCDGLSDKDGEQRKTDEHQSQKQGNLKSENDQTSNEINESGDKKVTESVHKIGSHLNLQQYKESKHPISNGNTRDVMLNFENAPTTLLISDEDKIDQGKQSRKEITALVERVEVDSHQFGPADLSTDIRNDKGEQKDRDLLDTFADKLLNNFVKDTLTQLAEIKKAKEQKIEAANQMNGYLISENVEQEEWFSSVQQKDGLPYFLPAEKEELSSPELCNQPESPVLGARGQEELAKRLAELELSRELLDELGEDQDWFDEDFGLSSRREQQRLKQREEEVRLGRSGLSAGLALGELASSGGEHQVKTPPRPELPLPLPPKLPEQPAMVVPHSATEVEKMVYAATKEIWESCCLGKEGALILAQLPNPKPSQEYLGIEARSQDQEALCVRSYRKAVYDLTWEMLQEIYAEDPNADQPQWVKPRRVKSSFSHRVKTPGDLTKIQEFISAEVLKLYGLTKDHSQKTDWQKMLKFGKKKRDRVDHILVQELHEEEAQWVNYDEDELFVKMQLADSIFDALLKDTANVLTLIYDKKAKRENALS, encoded by the exons ATAGCCATGAGTCAAGCCCATGCTTAGCTCCAGCTCCAGGCTCCATATGCCAAGGGGAGAGCACTCCCTCCACCAGCCCTGGTTCAGCTTCTCAACGGTTGGAGAACCTAAGGCGACATCAGCCTGATGATAAGCTGGAGAAGCTCAAAGAGCGTATTCGAAGGCAGAGACAACATCTGGAGGAGgctgcagagaaagaaaagctgCTTGGTTATCTGGAACAGCCCATTATGGAAGCTGTGGGGAGTAACAATGCTGGTACTAGCAACATGCCCACAGCCATCATACGGAAAATAGCAGCTGCACCGCCTGCGCCTATATACAAAG GTTTCAACAGTACTGAGACAAAGATCCAGACTCCCGATGGAAGAGTTTGGAAGGAAGAAGAGTTTCACAACCTCAGCAAAGAAATATACAGTGACTTGTCACGACAGTTTGCTG AGAGCACCAGATCTAGACATCAGCAGCAAAGGGAACAGAGAGCGGACAGGTCGAAAGAGAGGAGGCCTTCCAAACCAGTCAGGAAAGTTCACAGAGCTGCCCCTTCTACTGACCTAATTGCAAAACCAG TGATTAGCCCTGCATCATGGCGGGATGGCCAGAAGCTGGTAAAGATGGTACTGGGTCCAGTTCCCAAGCTGCCCAGGGAGGAGGACAGACCCCGGCCAGCTAACAGACTGAGCAGTACAG CTTCCCGTCACCGTTCCAGTTCAGACCCACGCTCAGAACCAAACCCACAGCCTCACCCTAACTGCACAGAAATACCTCGTAGTGGATTTAAATCCAAAAAGCACTCCGCATCCGCATCTCCCCCCTCATCTACAGATCGGGACCAGGCCCCAGTGGGTGTCAGCACAGACTTGTTGTCAGCAGACATCAAGGGGATACTTGATGATCTTCAGCTGGAGTGCAAAGCCGCTGAGAGCGAAGAGAGGGCCCGGCAAAGGTCCCGGTGTGGGAGCAGTGctaggagagggagagggggatcAGGGTCACGAAAAAGAACTCCGGTCTCTGTTTGGGGAACCACTGTGACAAAGGGTAGCTCCTCAAGAGGCTGCCGCAGCGCCAGCCCCACCACACACCGACCAGAAACTGCAGACTCTGGGCACAAAAAGCGGCACTATGATGCAGACACCGTTCGCCAGTACATTTCCAGGCaacaagaggagagaaagaggcgTCAAGCAGAAGAGAAGAGGGCACTTAAGGAGGAGGCAGAAAAGAGAAATCAGAGATTGCAGGAGCTCTACAGGAAGCAAAGAGAAGTAGCTAAAACAGTGGCCCTTCCCAGCGAGGCGCCTGTGGCCCCAGTACAAAAACGACTACAGGAAACCTACAACAAACTGCTGTTGGAGGAAGCCGAGCTGGGCCAGGAGGCCACACAGATGCTACCTGCTGCCTCTTCTAGTCAAATG AGATCGATGTACCAGCCCTCAGGAGAGTCGGACAAAGAGAACAGAAGACTAGGGGCACCTCAGAGCCCCTCGAGCAGTGATAGGTCTTTGAATGATCAGCCATCTCCTCCATTATCCAG GAATGATCTAAATATTGGGGTTACCTCTTTGCTTCAGCCTGACCGTCTGAGCCCAGCTGCTCGAACAATGACTGGTCCCAGCAGCAGTGAGCTAGCCCCTTTTGGTGACCGTCTACTCTCTCACCTTCTTAGGCTGGAGACTGGGGTTGCTGCCAGTGATGTCAAGCACACCCAGCAGACAGCCGCAGCATCTTCCAACAAGCCGCTGTCAAAGATGTCCCGCATTGAGGCCCTCAAGGCCACAGCCACATCCCTCTCCAACCGTATAGAGAGTGAAGTACGAAAGATTGCTTGGGAGGGGGTCAACTATGGTACAGAAACTTCAATGGACGTAGATAAAATTAGGCCCTCTCAAGCTAATCTTAATGATGGATGCTGGGCAGAAACAGCTGCCACAGAAAATGATGACGTTGCATTGAGGATCCAGAAAATTTTGACTAGCATAGGTCATAGTTCATATAATGGCACAGCTCTTCCAGGAGTAGGCAATCTGCACCCCCTCAGGggacacaaagaaaacaagggTACACACACCAATTTGACCTATCCACAAACAACTTCTGTTGATGTAACAGGGCCCATTCTCAACAGTTATACACATGAAAGGAGGAAGCTAGTCAATGGTTTGGAAAAGGATAAGAATCGGACAGAACTCCATGACTCAAGTGCCGGTTCCATcagtgagggtcctcttctGAGTGAAGGGAGTTTTTCTGAGGATGATGCAAGCCCTCCTCACCCTTCCAACAATCGTGTGCCTGTATTGGCAGATCGCCTGGAGGCAGTGGACTACTGCGCAGGTCAAAGAAGGGATTACCAGCGGTTGTCAGAGTTCCAGAGGGAGGCAGCAATGTGCTCGGCCCTCAGCCCTCCCTGTGCACAGCATGATGGCAGCAAAGCAGCCTGGGAGGAGCTGAACAAAGGAAGCCCTTTAAGCGTTATCAACATTTTTACTAAGAATATTCATGGCCATGTTCCAG CGAGTGAGAGGAACCCTCCCTCTACCCATTCTATACACTCTGGGAATGGCCCCGTAGACGCAGCCATCTATGAAGATGACTTTGTGTCATCACGTAGCAGCAGAGCCAGTGGCCAGTTAAGGAGAAGCTCCAATTCACGCag TGTGAACAGTCATTTTGAGGAGCTGATGAGGAGGTCTCCTTATGACAAAAGTACAGGAGGCATCAGTTCTCACCATTCATCCTTTCAGTCATCTAGTCACTCACCGCATCTTTCCCCTGGTTCAACATCTGGCTCCTCACCCTTCTCCAAGCGCTCTACCAGGAAAAGA GGCACAGCATCAGACCAGAGTGATGCCACCCTGGTAGAAGAGCAAAGGAGCTCTTGCACACCTCCCTCAGAGGCATTATCCTCTGACTCCAGGAAAAGGGGCTCAGACAAAAGTTCCATCCACAGCCAGGCGAAGAGTGTCCACTCTAATGACACTATAGAGGAAACGTCAGGGCTTTCTCACCTAAG TTTGGGACTTGACAGTAAGAAGTCTACAGCAGCCAGGCCCAAACAGTCTTCTTCGTGTGGCTCTCTATACCCTGGTTCCATATCTCCAGGAGCAGACTGTCCCAGTGAGCCTGGGAGAAGTGGCTCTCTGGGGGCAAATTATCCCAACACAGGCACCACAGCTCGCAGTGGTAGAGCAGAGACCAAGACCACCG GTGAACTACAATATTCACCTGCTGTCTTGCAGCAGCGTATGGCGGTAGAGCTTCAGTACCTGGAGTCCATTGAGGAGTCAGTCCGACAGCTGGGCGACGTGGAGAGGGTGATGGGTGTGTCCATAGCTCAACAGGAGAGCGTGTCATTGGCTCAGATGCTCAAG GCCAGGCAGGAGTGCCATGCGCGTGATCTCTACGAGCTGAAGATCAAGGCTGAAAGGGAAGCCCTGGAGACACAGCTACAGCTGGAGGAAAACAGGCAGAGAGTGGCCAGg GCTCATATAGAACTGCAGGATAACTTGGCTGCAAATCAAAAAGAGACCTTGGAGGGCCTCCAGGAGGCAACTACGAAGATGATGAGTCAACAGGCTGAGGCAGCACGGTACACAGCCGACACTGCCCGACACATCAAAGAG ATGACGGAATTGGCACGGTCCCAGATAGCAGGAGCTTTGGTTGCCCCCCCTGCTGTTTCTGATTCCTCCATTTTGGACAAGCGGGAAGAACAGCAGAGATCCTATTTGAAACAGCTACAGGAAAAAAATGACTCTGACAG CTTCCCTAGTGAGGTATCAAGCAGAAGGACCAGGCCAGAGGAACCGCTGTCTTCGCTGAACAGCCTCAGCCACTCTGACTCTCTATCCTTCAGAAGACCCAACCTCAG TGGAGCGGACTCTAGCAGCCACCATAGTCCGTCACGTGCCTCGACAGACCCCAGAGAAcggacaaaaaaagaagcagtaGAGGGGAAATTGAGGAAGGGGGAAGCTAAAGAGAGGACGGAGAGGGAAGCAGGCAGCAGCTCCATAGACGAGGAAGTTATTACAGCAGCGAATGATTCCCTCTGCAGTGACAGCATCCCCTCTGCAGTAGATGAGAAAG GAGACAGTACGTCAGTGGCAACTGAGTACTCTCTCAAGTTTGATGAGTCCATGACAGAAGATGAGATAGAAGAGCGCTCCTTCCGCTCTCTGCTGCCGTCTGAGGCTCACCGCCGTGGAACCATGGAGAAGAAGTCCCGCCACCATGAGGAATCGGATGATGGAGCCAGTCACAACACAACATTGGTTTCAGGGGCACAGAATATCTTAAAG TCTCAGGATGCAAACATGGCCTTTTCTAGTGGACAGGATAGCTTTTCCCAGTTCACAATGGACATGGTGCGTCAGTACATGAAGGACGAGGAGGTGAGACTGCAGCACCAGAGCTCTCTGCTGCATCTTCGCCAGAAAGCTGTCAAAGAGAAGACCAGAACTGAGCTAGCCTGGCTAGAGCACCAGAAAAAGAGGCTGAGGGACAAGGGAGAGGATGACAAAATGCCACCCATCAGGAAGAAGCAGAGGGGCCTTCTGATGAAACTACAGCAGGAACAG GCTGAGATCAAGCGACTTCAGGAGGCCAACAGAGCAGCCAGGAAGGAAAGGCAGCTGTTGCTGAAGCAGCAGGAGGAGATTGAGCGGATGAGAAACTCTACATTCAGACTTAAGGAGCGTCTCAAGTGTGCTGGGGGTGAAGCGCCACCT GAGACTCCTGTGTCAGAAACCCCTGTGTCCGAGGCAGCCTCTTCCAATATGAGACATGCTGAAGATATCCGCAGCCCCTCTCCCTCGCTCTCCGTCTCTGGAAGTGAGACCAGCAGCATCATGCAGAAGCTCAAGAAGATGCGCTCTCACATGGATGAAAA GTTTCTGACAAAGCGGGAGCAGCAGCTTATGCAAAGGCGTCACCATGCTGAAGAGCTGCTGCAATGGAAACAGCGTCTGGaccaggaggaggcagaggtcCGTCGGATGGAAAAGGAGGCCCTGGCTGTTTGGGACAGACAAACACCTCGGGACATGGCAAAGGGTCAGGAAAAGGAGATCCCTGACATTAGCCCCAGCCCCAGTCACCATCGAAGCTCAGAGCCCAAAACTGACAGTGAGAAAG ACTATGTGAGTGAAGGCGACTGTTCCCCAGCGACACCTGAGTCCAGTATACACACAGAGGGACTGGGGTCCCAGCAACCTGAAAGCCCATCTTCAGTACAACCTGCATCAATCCCTGAAACACCTTTGGCCTCTGTGCAGAGTAGCCCTGCAAATTACACCCAGGACTTTACTTCCGCTTCCCAGTCACCTAGCAAACAA TCTTTCCAGTCTCTACTTAAAGGCAGCCACAGCTCTGCTGCCTCTCCTTCAGATAGAAGCAGCAAAACCAAGATGCAGCTTTCCTCTTCCCGGACCGCCAACCATGCCCTCACTCAGCCAACTGAATCCCCCATGCTCATACAGACTG AACCCATTTCAGACCAGAGTGACATAGAGAGCCGTATCAAGGCCCTGAAAGAAGAACTCAGAAAGCGAAAATATATGGCCTACCAGTTGaagaaagagcagaagaaaaGGAACAAGGAGCGCCTGAAGGCACAGGAGGCCAGCCTACTGAAGCAACTGGAG AGCTATAACAACTTCATTGAGAAAACTAAGGCAGAACTGAACAAGGAGCCAGACTCCACACCTGATACGCAGTCCCAGATCAAAGATACCACCTCAGTCGCAGAGCAGTCCAGTATTAAACCACCTGCTCACTG GTCAGACACCAGCAAAATCTCTGAATCTGAAAGGGCGCAAAATGATGCTTCATTAGATTGCA ATGCCCTTCCTCAACCTGATCTTAGTAAATCCACCTCAGTGCCTGAAGAATTGTCTGATGAAGACGACGCACCAACAGTCACCACATCCCCAGTTTATGACAGCCCTGAGTGTCCGCCCTCAGGGCCGAGGAGCTGCCTGGCCAGAGTGGGTCTTTTAAGACCTTCTTCTAAGGAAGCCCAGGCACAGATAGATGAGTCTGGGGATGAGAACATTGTGTCTTATCAAAGATCTGACATTCAGGAAGAACTGAAGATAGAAGTAAGCTCCACATTTGAGGATCAACATTCTGAACGTCTTCTGAAACTAGAAAAAGATGACAGACTCGACTTCCAAGAGAAGCTGTCTGCATCTAAACATGTTTCTTCTTCCATGAGTGAAGAACATCGATATTCACCAACTGTTAGCCTAGAACAAGatacagaaataaagaaaagggaaaCATCTGAAGCTGAGGAAGCTGAAAAATCTATTGTTATTTCCTCTAGTAAGTCACATTCAGTTGCAATGGACCTCAAAACGTCACCTCCTTTAAGCTATAGATCTGCAGCCAGTGAGCATGACATGGTGGCCTTGTCTTCAAAGAAGGGGGCACCAATAAAGGATGTCAAGGTCTCTTCTCCCATAGCAGATGGTTATCATGAGGACTTTGAGTCTTCAGCGGATTCTTCCCCCAGGGAGGAACATCATAGTTCCAAGCCTGCCTCTCAAATCTCAGTTGCCCCTACTGAGATCAAGGGTTTGAGAAAGGACTCCCCAAGCAGAGCCACGCCGTATGACAGCCAGGATGAAGAGGTAGACGAGGAAATATCTGAAGAACTGAGTCACCATTTAGGGACTAGTGGAGCTAGCTGCCAATCTGGGAGGCTGCTTGATCTTCATAACCACACAGAAGACTCCAAACATGACATCAAGGATATTATTCATTCCAGCCGCTCACCACCCATCTCTCCTTTGCATACCCCTATCTCTCCAGTTATAGATGAAATGCCAAGTTTTAGCATCGGGGATCGTGTTCTTGTTGGTAGTGTTCAGCCTGGCACTCTGAGATTTAAAGGTCCAACAAGCTTTGCTAATGGTTTCTGGGCTGGTGTAGAGTTGGATAAGTCTGAGGGGAGCAACAATGGCACTTATGATGGGGTAGTATACTTCAGGTGTGATGAGAGCCACGGTATCTTTGCTCCTCCAGACAAGATCACACACCTACCAGCCAAGTTTGAGATTTACACAGACACCACTGAGGATGAGGACTCATTCTGTGATGGTCTGTCAGATAAAGATGGGGAACAACGTAAAACAGATGAGCACCAATCCCAAAAGCAAGGAAATCTGAAGAGTGAAAATGATCAAACATCTAATGAGATCAATGAGTCTGGAGATAAAAAGGTAACAGAGTCTGTTCACAAGATTGGATCCCACCTCAATTTACAGCAATACAAAGAATCTAAGCATCCCATTTCTAATGGCAACACTAGGGACGTAATGTTAAATTTCGAAAATGCACCAACCACCCTCCTCATCTCCGACGAGGACAAGATTGACCAGGGCAAGCAGAGTCGGAAGGAGATTACTGCCCTTGTTGAGAGAGTAGAGGTAGACTCACACCAGTTTGGTCCTGCTGATCTTTCCACTGATATCAGGAATGATAAGGGAGAACAGAAGGACAGAGACTTACTGGACACATTTGCAGACAAGCTCCTCAACAACTTTGTAAAAGACACTTTGACACAGCTTGCTGAAATTAAAAAGGCTAAAGAGCAGAAAATAGAAGCTGCCAACCAGATGAATGGATACCTGATTAGTGAAAATGTTGAACAAGAAGAATGGTTCTCTTCAGTGCAACAAAAAGATGGTCTACCCTACTTCCTACCTGCGGAAAAAGAGGAGCTGTCTTCTCCAGAGCTGTGTAACCaaccg GAGAGTCCGGTGTTGGGGGCCAGGGGTCAGGAGGAGCTCGCCAAACGACTGGCAGAGCTGGAACTTAGCCGTGAACTGCTAGATGAGCTGGGTGAAGATCAGGACTGGTTTGATGAGGACTTTGGCCTTAGCTCCCGTAGAGAACAGCAGAGActcaaacagagagaggaggaggtgaggcTGGGGAGGTCTGGCTTATCAGCTGGACTAGCCCTGGGGGAGCTGGCCTCATCAGGTGGGGAACATCAGGTTAAGACTCCACCTAGACCGGAGCTACCTCTCCCCCTGCCTCCAAAACTACCTGAGCAGCCTGCCATGGTGGTGCCCCACTCAGCCACAGAAGTTGAGAAGATGGTCTATGCTGCGACTAAGGAGATCTGGGAGAGCTGCTGTCTGGGGAAGGAGGGAGCACTGATCCTTGCACAACTGCCAAACCCCAAACCTTCACAAGAGTATCTGGGTATAGAGGCCAGGAGCCAGGACCAGGAGGCCCTCTGCGTTCGGAGCTACCGAAAG GCTGTGTACGACCTGACTTGGGAGATGCTTCAGGAGATCTATGCTGAGGACCCTAACGCAGATCAGCCTCAGTGGGTCAAACCACGTCGAGTCAAGTCCTCCTTTTCCCACAGAGTAAAGACACCAGGAGACCTCACCAAAATCCAG GAATTCATCTCAGCAGAAGTACTGAAACTGTACGGTCTGACAAAAGATCATAGCCAGAAGACTGACTGGCAGAAGATGCtcaaatttggaaaaaagaaGCGAGACAGAGTCGATCACATTCTG gtTCAGGAACTCCATGAGGAGGAAGCCCAGTGGGTCAACTATGATGAGGACGAGCTGTTTGTGAAGATGCAGCTTGCAGACAGCATCTTTGATGCTTTGCTGAAGGACACTGCAAACGTGCTGACGCTAATCTATGATAAGAAGGCCAAAAGAGAAAACGCCCTCTCCTGA